DNA from Marinitoga sp. 38H-ov:
AATTAAAAGAAATTTCAGTTAAAGAAATTATGACACCAAGAGTTGATATTGTTGCTATTTCCGAAGAAGAAAATTTAGATGATTTTGTTAAATTAATCAACGAAGAAGGATATTCAAGAATTCCAATATATAAAGAATCAATTGATAATATAATAGGTGTATGTTATGCTAAAGATTTATTCAAAATAATTGAAAAAGAAGGAATGAAAGAAGATATATTACAATTAAATATAAAAAATTTAATGCATAAAGTGGAATATATCCCTCTTACTATGAAAGTTAGAGATGTTATGAAATTATTTTTAGAAAAACATACTCATATGGCCATTGTAGTAGATGAATATGGAGGGACTGCTGGTTTAGTTACATTAGAAGATATTTTGGAAGAATTAACGGGTGAAATATTAGATGAATATGATATTGTATCAGAAGAAATAAATATAGTTAAACTAGGGAAACAGACATATTTAGTAAATGGTACAACACCTATAAACGATATTGAAAGAGAATTGGATTTAGAATTACCAGAAACGGATTTTGAAACTATAGGTGGATTATTATTAGAAGAGTTTGAAAGATTTCCAAAAGCTGGAGAGAAAATAGCTCTTGAAGGAGTAATTTTTGAAATAGTTTCCGTTTCAAAAAATAAAATAGATAAGGTTAAAATAACTGTTAAGGAGGATTTTAATGAAAATAAATGATGAAAAATTTGAATTGTTATATAAAAAGGCTAAAGATGCAATGAATAAATCATATTCTCCATATTCAAAGTTTAAAGTTGGAGCTGCATTATTGACAAAAAGTGGGAAAATATATACAGGAACAAATATAGAAAATGCATCATATGGTTTGTCAATGTGTGCTGAAAGGACGGCTATATTTAAAGCTGTATCAGATGGCGAAAAAGATTTTGAAACATTGGTAGTTATAGGAGATACAGATAAACCTATTAGTCCGTGTGGAGCTTGTAGGCAGGTTATTGCGGAGTTTGGAGTTGATGAAGTAATTCTTACTAATTTGAAAAAAGATTTTAAAGAGATGAGTGTTGAAGATCTTCTTCCTTATGGTTTTTCTGGAGAAGAATTAGATGATAAAAATACTAATAGTTGATGGAAATGTTGAACAAAGATCATATTTAAAAGAAATATTATTAAATAGTGATTTAGATAAAGAAATTGAGGTGTATGAAGCATCAAATGGATTAGAAGGGTTAAAAATGGCTCAATATAATGAGCCAAATATTGTCATATTAGAGCAGAATTTGCAGGAAATTGATGGAATTACTCTTTGTAAAAGTTTATCTAATAAGGATATACCTATAATATTTTTAACAACTATAAGGGATAATGAAATAAAAGAACAAGCATTTAAATCTGGTGCTTCAGATTATTTAATAAAGCCAACAAATCCATATGAATTAATAATTAGAATTAAAAAGCATCATGAATTTTACATAATTCAAAAAAAATTAAAGGATACTTTAGAAAATTATGAGAAAGATATAAAAATTGCAAGGATAGTACAAAAGGGATTATTACCAAAAAATAAAAAAATTGGTGATATTATATTTGACTATATATATGTATCATCGCATTATACATCTGGAGATATGTTGGATATAATACCGTTAGATGATAATAAATTTTTCGTATATATATATGATATATCTGGTCATGGAGTTACCTCAGCATTATTATCTATTATAGTAAAACAGGAGATAGAACAAATAGTTAAAGAAGAAAAAAATTTAAAAGATATAATATTAAAATTAGAAGAAAAAACAAAAGAACATTTTTTTGATGGAAGATATTTTACGGGAATATTTTCTATTATATTTGATAATGAGATAGAATATGTTAATATGGCTCACAGAGAAATAATTTTTTTAAAAAAGGATAAAGTAGAAATAGATATTGAAACAGATTTTCCATTAGGGGTTGGATTAATTAATAACGATAATATACATATTCATAATAAGAAAATAGATAATGACACTATAATATTATTATATACAGATGGTTTAATAGAGATAAAAGATTTTGATGAAAAATCATTATACAATGTTATATCTGAGAAAAAATATAGTAGTCCTAAAGAAGTTATTAATAATATAAGAAATATGATTAATCTTTATTTGGATTTTAATTATCCAAATGATGATGTAACCGTTTTAGCATTAAAATTTAGGAGGCAATAATATGCATTTAGAAGAAAAACAAATTAAAGAAGAAAAAATATTTTCTGGAGTATTATTGGATGTTAGAAAAAGTATTGTTGAATTGCCAAACGGTAAAGAATCAACAAGAGAATATGTTGTTCATCCAGGAGCTGTTGCTGTATTGCCAGTAGAAAATGAATATGTATATTTAGTTGAACAATATAGATTTCCAATAGGAAATAGCTTATTAGAGATTCCGGCAGGGAAATTCGATGAACCAGGTGAAGAACCTTTGGAATGCGGAAAAAGAGAGTTAGAAGAAGAAATAGGGAAAAAGGCAAAAATATGGGAATATTTAGGATATATATACACAACACCAGGTTTTTCTAATGAAGTTATTCACTTATTTTTAGCAAAAGATTTTGAAAATACTGAGATGAATTTAGATGAAGATGAGTTTTTGGAAGTAAAAAAAATAAAAATAGAAGAATTTGAAAATATGATATTAAAAAATGAAATTACAGATGCTAAAACTATAGCAGCATATACAAGAGCAAAATTATTAGGAGGGATATAAAATGGTTAGAGTAAGATTTGCACCAAGTCCAACTGGCTATTTACATGTAGGTGGAGCAAGAACTGCATTATATAATTATTTATTTGCGAAAAAATACAATGGTATATTTGTTTTAAGAATTGAAGATACTGATATAGAAAGGTCGACAAAAGAATCAGAAGATCAATTAATTGAAGCATTAACATGGTTAGGATTAGATTGGGATGAGGGGCCTAATGTAAAAGGAGAATATGGACCATATAGACAAAGTGAAAGAACATATATATATAATCAAATGGCAGAAAAGTTGATTAATGAAGGTAAAGCATATTATTCATATGTTTATCCTGAAGAAATGGAAGAAATAAAAGAAAAATTAGCTAAAGAAGGTAAACCACCACATTATTCATATGAATTATTAGAACCATATAATACAGAAGAAAGAAAAAAAGAATTTGCTGAAAAAGGATTAAATCCAGTAGTATTTTTTAAAATGCCAAGGAAAGCATTTTCAATTAATGATTTAATTAAAGGGCCAGTAACATTTGGCGAAGGTGCGATTGGTGATTTTATTATTATGAGAAGTAATGGACTACCTACATATAATTATGCAGTTGTTATAGATGATATGACAATGGAAATTACACATGTAATTAGAGGCGATGATCATTTATCAAATACATTAAGACAAGTTGCATTATATGAAGCTTTTGGTGTAAAGGTTCCTGAATTTGCTCACGTTTCAATGATATTAGGTCCTGATGGAAAGAAATTATCAAAGAGACATGGAGCAACATCAGTAGAAGAATTTAGAAATAAGGGGTATTTACCAGAAGCATTAGTAAATTATTTAGCATTGTTAGGTTGGTCACATCCAGAAGGAAAGGAAATAATGACTTTGGAAGAAATGATAGAGAACTTTGATTTAAACAGAGTAAATTCTAGTCCTGCAATTTTTGATAATGAAAAATTAAAATGGATGAATGGTGTATATATTAGACAAGCTAATTTAGATAGAGTAGTAAAATTATCAAAACCATTTATACTTGAAAAAGGATTATTAACAGAAGAACAATTTGAAAATAATAAGAAATGGGTAACAGAAGCTGTAGATATTGTAAGGGAATCAGTAGAAGATTTATCTCAAATACCAGATAAATTGGAAATATTCTTAAAGGATTTTGATGCTGATTTAGAAAATGAAGAGTTAAAATCATTCTTAGATGAAGATGGAGTTAAGAATACAATTAAATCAATATATGAAAAGATTTTAAATGATCCAGATTGGAAAGTAGAAACTATATTAAAAAATATAAAAGAAGCTATGAAAGAAGCGAAACCTAAGAAAAAGCCATTTTATATGTCTTTAAGAAAAATATTAACAGATTCTTTTGAAGGTCCGGATTTAGTAAAAACTATTCATTTAATAGGTAGGAATAGGGTTTTACAAAGACTGGAAAGAGTGGTGGCAAGATGGTAAAAATATTTGATACATTAAAAGGTGAACTGGTTGATTTTGAACCTATTGAAAAAAATCATGTGAGAATGTATGTTTGTGGTCCAACAATATACAATTTAATTCATGTTGGTAATGCTAGGCCTATGATTGTCTTTGATGCATTCAGAAGATTTTTGGAATATATAGGTTACAAAGTAACAATGGTTCAAAACTTTACTGACATTGATGATAAGATAATTAATAAGGCTAATGAAGAGGGAGTTCCTTTTGAAGAAATAGCAGAAAGGTATATAGTTGAATATTGGAAGGATTCATATAACTTAAGAATTAGAGCTGCTAATTATCATCCTAAAACATCTAATTATGTTTCAGAAATAATAGAATTTATAGAAGATCTTATAAATAAAGGATTTGCATATGAATCGGCTGGAGATGTATATTTTGATGTCTCAAAGTTTGAAAAATATGGTGAATTATCCCATAGAAATCCTGAAGATATGATTTCCGGTGCAAGAATTGAAATATCAGATAAGAAAAAAAACCCTTTGGATTTCACATTATGGAAAGCTGCTAAAGAAGGAGAACCATATTGGGAAAGTCCATGGGGAAAAGGAAGACCAGGTTGGCATATAGAATGTTC
Protein-coding regions in this window:
- the gltX gene encoding glutamate--tRNA ligase, whose protein sequence is MVRVRFAPSPTGYLHVGGARTALYNYLFAKKYNGIFVLRIEDTDIERSTKESEDQLIEALTWLGLDWDEGPNVKGEYGPYRQSERTYIYNQMAEKLINEGKAYYSYVYPEEMEEIKEKLAKEGKPPHYSYELLEPYNTEERKKEFAEKGLNPVVFFKMPRKAFSINDLIKGPVTFGEGAIGDFIIMRSNGLPTYNYAVVIDDMTMEITHVIRGDDHLSNTLRQVALYEAFGVKVPEFAHVSMILGPDGKKLSKRHGATSVEEFRNKGYLPEALVNYLALLGWSHPEGKEIMTLEEMIENFDLNRVNSSPAIFDNEKLKWMNGVYIRQANLDRVVKLSKPFILEKGLLTEEQFENNKKWVTEAVDIVRESVEDLSQIPDKLEIFLKDFDADLENEELKSFLDEDGVKNTIKSIYEKILNDPDWKVETILKNIKEAMKEAKPKKKPFYMSLRKILTDSFEGPDLVKTIHLIGRNRVLQRLERVVARW
- a CDS encoding fused response regulator/phosphatase, which codes for MIKILIVDGNVEQRSYLKEILLNSDLDKEIEVYEASNGLEGLKMAQYNEPNIVILEQNLQEIDGITLCKSLSNKDIPIIFLTTIRDNEIKEQAFKSGASDYLIKPTNPYELIIRIKKHHEFYIIQKKLKDTLENYEKDIKIARIVQKGLLPKNKKIGDIIFDYIYVSSHYTSGDMLDIIPLDDNKFFVYIYDISGHGVTSALLSIIVKQEIEQIVKEEKNLKDIILKLEEKTKEHFFDGRYFTGIFSIIFDNEIEYVNMAHREIIFLKKDKVEIDIETDFPLGVGLINNDNIHIHNKKIDNDTIILLYTDGLIEIKDFDEKSLYNVISEKKYSSPKEVINNIRNMINLYLDFNYPNDDVTVLALKFRRQ
- a CDS encoding cytidine deaminase, translating into MNDEKFELLYKKAKDAMNKSYSPYSKFKVGAALLTKSGKIYTGTNIENASYGLSMCAERTAIFKAVSDGEKDFETLVVIGDTDKPISPCGACRQVIAEFGVDEVILTNLKKDFKEMSVEDLLPYGFSGEELDDKNTNS
- a CDS encoding NUDIX hydrolase translates to MHLEEKQIKEEKIFSGVLLDVRKSIVELPNGKESTREYVVHPGAVAVLPVENEYVYLVEQYRFPIGNSLLEIPAGKFDEPGEEPLECGKRELEEEIGKKAKIWEYLGYIYTTPGFSNEVIHLFLAKDFENTEMNLDEDEFLEVKKIKIEEFENMILKNEITDAKTIAAYTRAKLLGGI
- a CDS encoding hemolysin family protein gives rise to the protein MEDPSYQQIIVMIVEIIGLLFLSAFFSASETALTSMSRLKVKDLIENEDNENVREKLHHFLQHPNQLLTTILVMNNLVNILVSSLTTAFIIELVPGNTGRVVGIVTGLLTLIILIFGEITPKVYARENTEKFFNIVFPVISFLTYILKPIVWLLVNISNFFIKLFGGEKISEAPFITEDEIINYLDIGHEEGVIEKDEKFIMKRGLELKEISVKEIMTPRVDIVAISEEENLDDFVKLINEEGYSRIPIYKESIDNIIGVCYAKDLFKIIEKEGMKEDILQLNIKNLMHKVEYIPLTMKVRDVMKLFLEKHTHMAIVVDEYGGTAGLVTLEDILEELTGEILDEYDIVSEEINIVKLGKQTYLVNGTTPINDIERELDLELPETDFETIGGLLLEEFERFPKAGEKIALEGVIFEIVSVSKNKIDKVKITVKEDFNENK